The sequence GGCGACGCCGAGTTCAACGAGGTCTTCTTCGAGAACGTCCGGGTACCGGCGGAGAACATCCTGGGAGGGCTGAACAACGGCTGGCAGGTCGGCATCACCACCCTCATGTACGAGCGGCTGGCCCTGGGCTTCGGCCTCCAGGTCAGGCTCCGGATCGCCCTCGACGCGCTCGTCGAGCTGGCCAAGCGAACGAAGCGCAACGGCGGCACCGCCACCCAGGATCCGATCGTCCGCCAGAAGCTGGCGCAGCTCTGGATCGATACCGAGGTCTTCAAGTACACCGGCGCCCGCGCCGTGACGAAGCTCCTCAAGGGCGAGCTGCCCGGGCCCGAGGCGTCCACCGGGAAGATCTGGTGGTGCGAGACGCATCAGCGACTTCAAGATTTGGCGATGGAGATCCTGGGGCCCTACCACCAGCTCGTGCGGGGCAGCGACTGGGCCGTCGAGCAGGGGATCTGGCAGCACACCTTCCTCCGCTCGCGCGCCAATTCCGTCGAGGGCGGGACGACGGAGATCCAGCGCAACATCATCGGCGAACGGGTGCTGGGGCTTCCGAAAGGGTAATCCACTTACGCTCCCCCTCACTTTTATCCTCTCCCCCTGAGGAGGAGAGGGCAGGGTGAGGGGGCGTGGGGAGCAGACCATGGACTTCGGATTCAGCGAAGAGCAGGAGATGCTCCGCGCCACGGCGCGGAAGTTCCTCGAGAACGAGTGCCCCTCCACCTTCGTCCGCCGGATGCTGGATGATCCCACGGGCACCACTCCCGAGCTCTGGCAGAAGCTGGCCGAGCAGGGCTGGCTCGGGCTCGTCTATCCCGAGGGCTACGGCGGCGCGGGCCTCGGCTTCGTGGACCTGACGGTCCTCATGGAGGAGATGGGGCGGGTCGTGCTCCCCGGTCCGTACTTCTCGACCGTGCTCCTCGGCGGCCTCGTCATTCTCGAAGCAGGCTCGGAAGCCCAGAAGAAGGAGTGGCTCCCCAGGATCTCATCGGGGCAGGCCAGGGCGACGCTCGCGTGGACGGAACCCAATGCGCGCTGGGATGCCGAGGGGATCACGGTGAGCGGCAAGCCGGCGCCCGGGGGAACGGTCCTCTCAGGAACCAAGCTCTTCGTCCAAGACGCCCACACCGCGGACGCCCTCGTCGTCGCCGCGCGGACGGCCGACGGGCGCCGGGCCGACGACGGGGTGAGCCTCTTCCTGGTGCCGAGGACAGCGCGGGGAATCGAGGTGAAGCTCCTTCCCACCATGGACCAGACGCGGAAGCTCTGCGAGGTCATGCTGAACGAAGCGGTCGTCGGGCCCGAGGCCCTCGTCGGCGAGTGGGACAAGGGCTGGTCGCCGCTCGCCCGGGTCATCGACCGGGCCACGGTCGCCCTCTGCGCCGAGATGTGCGGGGGAGCCCAGAAGGTCCTCGAGATGACCACCGAGTACGCGAAGATCCGGGTCGCGTTCGGGAAGCCCATCGGCAGCTACCAGGGCGTGAAGCACAAGCTGGCCGATATGCTGGTGGACGTCGAGAACGCCAAGTCCATCACATACTATGCGGCCTGGGCCGTCGACGAGGGGGCGGCCGAGGCTCCGCTCGCGGTGGCCATGGCCAAAGCCTACGTCTCGGACGCCTACCGGAAGGTCGCCGCGGCGGGGATCCAGCTCCACGGCGGGATCGGCTTCACGTGGGAGCACGACATGCACCTCTATTTCAAGCGCGCCAAGGGCTCCGAGTTCACCTTCGGCGACGCCACGTACCACCGGGAGCGGGTGGCCCAGCTCATCCAGCTCTGACCGCGCCGCGGCGACTCCCCCGCACCCCTCGTGACCCCTGTCGAGCCGAAGCCTGCGTCTTCTGTCGTGCTCATCCGCCCCGCGGCGAACCCTGCCGTCTCGTCCGAGCCGCTGGAGGTCTACCTGATCCGCCGGAACTCGAAGATGCGCTTCCTCGGCGGCTACTACGCGTTTCCCGGCGGGAAGGTCGAGCCCGCTGATGTGGCGCCGGAGTCGCTGGGGCGCTGCATCGGGCTCTCGGCCGCGGTTGCCGAGGGGCTGCTTCCGAGCCGCGACCTCCCCGCGCTCGCGTTCTGGGTGGCCGCGATCCGCGAGCTCTTCGAGGAGACCGGCGTCCTGATGGCCGCCGATGCTGCGGGACATCCGCCGGACCTCAGCGAGCCGGCAGTGGCCTCGCGCGTGAAGCACTGCCGGGAGGCCATGGTTGCTAGCGCCCGGTCGCTCGGCGAGCTCCTCGCTGCCGAGGGGTGGGTGCTGGATCTCCGGTCCCTTCGCTACCTCTCCCACTTCATCACGCCGTCCTCGAGCCCGATCCGTTTCTCGGCCCGGTTCTTTCTCTCGCGGCTTCCGCCGGGCCAGGAACCGCGCCTGTTCCTGGAGGAGACCTCGGAGGCATTCTGGATCGGTCCCCGCGAGGGGCACCAGCGCTTTGTGGCCGGCGAGCTGGCCATGGCCGAGCCGGCCGAGTACGCGCTCGCCTACCTGGCCCAGTTCGAGAGCTGGGATGAGGTGTGGAGCCACCACGCCGACGGCCGCCACAAATTCCAGGGGATCGTGGACCGGATCGAGTTCTACGGCCAGGGCTACGACTGGGCGACGGCGAGCTGGAAGCCCGGCAAGCCTCCATGGCAGGTGTAGGTGTCGACTCTCGTTTGGGTAACTTTAGCGTCTAGCGCCCCACAATTCTCCTGCCCGGACCTGGAGACTCCTTCCGCAGTTGTCTCCCCAAACTCACAGAGCATATTTGGCGTATTCCGAGTTAGAATGGCGTCAACATCGCAAGGCGATGAGCTTTTCTGGTCGGAGCGTGACGCTCTGCCCTGACGGAGGGTATGATGATCAGGCAAGTCCGCGTCAGGAATTTCAAGTCCCTCAAAGATGCTTCGCTCACCCTGGGGCTGCGAAATGTCCTGGTCGGGCCCAACATGTCTGGGAAGAGCAATCTAACTGATGTGTTCCGCTTCCTCGTACGCATGGTCCTTCCCCAACCGGGCGCAATCGGCTTGCCCTATGCTCTCACCTCTCTTGGAGGGTTTTCAGAACTCGTCTGGAAGGGCACGGACTCAAATCCCGTCGTCATTTCGATCTCTCTTGAGGGCGACGGCGTGTTGGGTGGCCCGGGAAAACAATGGAGCTACGAGATTTCACTTTTGGGAGACGTGGAACGCGGATCGGCAAGGGTCCAAGACGAAGTTTTGCGCGTGTCCACGCCGAATGGCCAGTACACCCTTATCGGTTGCTCTGATGGCCACAGAACGCTGAGGAATCCTGACGGAGGCATGGTCGCTCAAGCTGATGATATGGATCGTTCCGCGCTTGAGTTTGAAATTCCTAACTGGGAAGGCAACAAGTTTCGCTCGTTTATCAGCTCGTGGCGTTTCCATCGTTTTCTTCCGCAACTGATGAAGCAGTTTAATACTGCTGCTGCGCCTAATTTCCTCACCGAGTATGGCGATAATCTCTCCGCATGGCTGCTGCTTCTACAAACTCGGCATCGCGATGCATTTGACAAGATCAGGAGCGTTGCCAAGGACGTGTTCCCTGAACTTGAGGATCTATTCACCTGGCCAACCCAACAGACGACTGTATACCTAGCGTCCAGCGAGAAACATTTGAAACGACCGGTTTCAGTATGGCAGATGTCTGACGGGCAGCTTTCGTTCATCGCATTGCTCTCGCTCATTTTCGCTCCTTCTAAGGTGGCGGCCCCGTTATACTGCATTGAGGAGCCCGAAAACCATCTCCATCCTCATCTCTTGGCAACGCTTGTGGAGCTGTTAAGGCAAGTCCAGGACGAGCTCGGCCATGAGCGATCGGCGCAGCTGATTGTCACCACGCACTCGCCGTATCTGGTAGACAAGTGCGATCTTGGTGAGTTGGTCGTGTTTGAGCGGCGGGATGGCGAGACGAAGTGTAGTCGCCCGAGCGATAAACACCACTTGAAGGAACTTCTGGAGCGTGAGGAGGCTGGGCTCGGCGACCTGTATTACTCCGGTGCCCTGGGCAGTTCCTGATGTGAGCTATGGAATTGTAGTTGAAGGACCTTACGACGTGCCGGTTTATGAGGAGCTTATTCGTAAAATCTGCTCGGCCGACTTAGAGGTTTTCTCGCGTCCCGCCGGTGGCGTGTCTCGCCTCATGGGCAGCTTCCCAAAGCTGCTGAAGGAATTGCAGTACATAAAGCGGGGTGGTCCGGTGGATAAGGCGTTGGTTGTCCGCGACTCCGACATCAAAGATCCCGCGTTGCTCGAACGTGAAATGACGCGAAAGATCACTGGTTATACTTTCGCCTTTCCCAAAGGTGTTCAGTTCCATGCTGTCCGGAGGGAGATGGAAACTTGGCTTATGGCAAATGAAAGAGCGGTGAATCTCGTGGCGTTGTCCAGGGTGGATCACAAGTTGCCCGCGTTCAAGGAACGCTCGAGGAGATTGTAAACCCGAAGGAGAGATTCAGGCGCTTGCTCTCAACAGCAGGGTTGCCTTACGACCCGCAGGTGTGCCGCGAGATTTCGCGACACGTCGAACTTGAGACATTGCGGAATCGTTGCCCCTCATTTCGGTCCTTCGAGCAGAAAGTGATCGACTGCTGACGAGATCAAGATAGCCGCGAGATTAACCCAAAGCGAGCAAAAGGTGTCCGAGTTTCCGACGACGGGCACACCCAGTGACTTGGTGGGACGAGTCCTCGGCCTGAACCCGGGCCTCATGACCGGGCCCGGGACCAACACGTACCTGGTCGGGACGACGGATCCCGTCCTCATCGACACCGGCGCCGGAATCCCCGAGTACGTGCCCCTTCTTCGCGGCTACCTGGCCAGACGGGGATGGACGCGCCCCGCGCGGATCCTCCTGACCCACCGCCACCGCGATCACATGGGCGGCGTGCCCCAGCTCCGCGGGCTCTTTTCCGGGATCTCCGTGGCCAAGATGATCTTCCGCGACCCAGAGCTGCCTGGCCCGATGGAGGACCTTCGCGACGGCGAGGCCGTGCGCGGGGACGGCGTCACGCTGCTCCCGATCCACACCCCGGGGCACGCTTCCGACCACCTCTGCTATTACTTGGCGGAGGAGAATGCGCTCTTCACCGGCGACCTGATCCTCGGGGGCTCGACGACCGTGATCCCGCCCGACGACGGCGACCTGGGGGACTACATGGCCTCGCTCCGGAAGCTCCAGTCGCTGGAGGTGAGGCGGATCTACCCAGCCCATGGGCCCGTCATCGAGGATGCGCCCGCCAAGATCCAGGAGTACATGGACCACCGCCTTATGCGGGAGCGCCAGATCCTTGAGGCGCTGGGAGACGGTTTCAGGACCATCCCGCAGATGGTGGCCCGGATCTACGCGGACGTCTCGCCGGCTCTGCACGGCGCCGCCGCCATGTCCGTCCAGTCCCACCTGCTGAAGCTCAAGAAGGAGCGCAGGGTCCGCGAGGAAGTCGTCGCCGGTCGCCCATCGCGCTGGTCCTTCGTCTAAGCGGCGTCTAAGCGGTAGTCGAATAAAGACTTGACAGTGTGCCCTGCCCATGTGAGGCCCTAGGCCGAGAGACATTCTGGGAGCCGCCTCACCTTCTTCTCTATTCAGCGTTGGCGAGCGCGATCATCGCGGCACTCTACGGCTGGTATCGAACGCGGGAAGGAGCTTTCCGGAGCGGGGGGCCCGGTTACGTCCGGCTGGCGTCCACGAAGGTGCCGAAGAGGCGGCGCGACGCCGGATCCTTCGCCACGAGCTCCTCGGGGTGCCACTGGACGCCGAGGACGAAGTGCCCCGAGCCCGCGTCCTCGAGCTCGACGCCCTCGACGATGCCGTCGGGAGCGAAGGCCACGGGGAGAAGCCCGCGGCCGACGGTCTTGACGGCCTGATGGTGCAGGCTGTTGACCTCCAGCTCGTCGCTGCCCACGGTCCGCGCCAGAAGGCTCCCCGACACGACCTCGACCGCATGGGTCGGCTGGTCGCGCGGCCCCTTCTGCTGGTGCTGGATCGCCGTGCCCGGATCGCTCGCCACGTCCTGGTAGAGGCTCCCGCCACGCGCGACGTTCAGCACCTGGATGCCGCGGCAGATCGCCAGGATCGGTCGCCGCGCCTCCATGAAGCGCTCGACGAGGATGATCTCGAGCCGGTCCCGCGCCGGGGAGACCTCGGCGAGCGTCGGATGAGGCGGCTCGTCGAACCTGGCCGGGTCCAGGTCACCGCCGCCGGTGAGGAGAAGGCCGTCGAGGCTCGCGACCAGCTCTGAGAGCGCGCGGCCGTCGAGTTGAGGCGGGAGCAGCACCGGGACGCCGCCGGCCTCCTGCACCGCGGCGAGGTAGGCGGAGTTCACGTAGGCGCGCTCGAGCTCTTTCCTGATCGTGATGGATGTGGTGACGCCGATCAGCGGATGCGCCATGGCGTCACCGTACCACCGCGTCGGTGCGGGGGTCAAGCTACGGAGGATGCCGGCGCCTTCTCCGCCGACGGCTGACGCGCCGTGTCCAGGGCGTTCTTGACGATTGACCCTGTACTCCAGGCATGCTCTGATATCTGCTATGAGCCTGGATTCTGCTGAGTCTCAGTTGCGTTCTCCCACAGGGTCCAATCGCTACGCGCCCCAGGTGATCGGGAGCCGCTGGATGGTGGTCGCGGGGCATCCGCTCGCGGCCCAGGCCGGCGCCCGGATCCTGGAGGCCGGTGGCAATGCGGTGGACGCGGGCGTGGCCGCGGGCATCTGTCTCGGTGTGGTGCATCCGGACATGGTCAGCGCGGCGGGTGTCGCGCCGATCATGGTCCACCTGGCCGCCAAGCGCGAGACCTGGACCGTGTCGGGTGTCGGTGGCTGGCCTCGGACGGCGAGCATCGAGTTCTTCAAGGAGCGTTGCGGAGGCCAGATCCCGCCGGGGCTCCTCCGCACCGTCGTCCCGGCGGCCCCGCGTGCCTGGTGCACGGCGCTGGTGCGGTGGGGGACCATGTCCTTCGGCGAGGTCGCGGCCGCCGCCATCGAGTGCGCCGAGCGCGGCTTTCCGGTCTCCGAGTTCTCCGCCATGCAGTTTCGCGCCAACCAGGAGCGCTGCCAGCGGTGGCCCACGACCGCGGCGCTCTTCCTGGCCGGCGGCCGCCCGCCCCGGGTCGGCGAGCGCCTCGTCCAGGGCGAGCTCGCGGCGACCCTGAAGGCGATGGCTGCCGCCGAAGCCAAGGCCCGGGGACGCGGGCGAGCGAAGGCGATCGGCGCCGCCTGCGACGTCTTCTACAAAGGCGAGATCTCGGCGGCGATCTGCGCCTATCACCGCCGCGAGGGCGGTCTCCTCGCGCCCGAGGACCTGGCCCGGTTCGAGGTCGAGGTGAGCCCGGCCCGGACGACGACGTTCGGGGGCGTCGAGGTCGCGACCTGCGGCTTCTGGTGTCAGGGGCCCGCGCTCCTTCAGGCGCTCAACATCCTCGAACCCTACGACCTGGCCGCCCTCGGTCACAACTCCGCCCGCTACCTCCACCTCGTGGCCGAGACGATCAAGCTGGCCTTCGCAGACCGGGAGGCCTACTACGGCGACCCCGCGCACGTCAAGGTGCCGGCCGATGGCCTGCTCGCCAAGGCCTACGCCGAGGCCCGGCGGACGCTGATCGGCGAGCGCGCGTGGCCCGACATGCCGCCCGCCGGTGACGCG is a genomic window of Candidatus Rokuibacteriota bacterium containing:
- a CDS encoding gamma-glutamyl-gamma-aminobutyrate hydrolase family protein; translated protein: MAHPLIGVTTSITIRKELERAYVNSAYLAAVQEAGGVPVLLPPQLDGRALSELVASLDGLLLTGGGDLDPARFDEPPHPTLAEVSPARDRLEIILVERFMEARRPILAICRGIQVLNVARGGSLYQDVASDPGTAIQHQQKGPRDQPTHAVEVVSGSLLARTVGSDELEVNSLHHQAVKTVGRGLLPVAFAPDGIVEGVELEDAGSGHFVLGVQWHPEELVAKDPASRRLFGTFVDASRT
- a CDS encoding AAA family ATPase, which codes for MMIRQVRVRNFKSLKDASLTLGLRNVLVGPNMSGKSNLTDVFRFLVRMVLPQPGAIGLPYALTSLGGFSELVWKGTDSNPVVISISLEGDGVLGGPGKQWSYEISLLGDVERGSARVQDEVLRVSTPNGQYTLIGCSDGHRTLRNPDGGMVAQADDMDRSALEFEIPNWEGNKFRSFISSWRFHRFLPQLMKQFNTAAAPNFLTEYGDNLSAWLLLLQTRHRDAFDKIRSVAKDVFPELEDLFTWPTQQTTVYLASSEKHLKRPVSVWQMSDGQLSFIALLSLIFAPSKVAAPLYCIEEPENHLHPHLLATLVELLRQVQDELGHERSAQLIVTTHSPYLVDKCDLGELVVFERRDGETKCSRPSDKHHLKELLEREEAGLGDLYYSGALGSS
- a CDS encoding gamma-glutamyltransferase; protein product: MSLDSAESQLRSPTGSNRYAPQVIGSRWMVVAGHPLAAQAGARILEAGGNAVDAGVAAGICLGVVHPDMVSAAGVAPIMVHLAAKRETWTVSGVGGWPRTASIEFFKERCGGQIPPGLLRTVVPAAPRAWCTALVRWGTMSFGEVAAAAIECAERGFPVSEFSAMQFRANQERCQRWPTTAALFLAGGRPPRVGERLVQGELAATLKAMAAAEAKARGRGRAKAIGAACDVFYKGEISAAICAYHRREGGLLAPEDLARFEVEVSPARTTTFGGVEVATCGFWCQGPALLQALNILEPYDLAALGHNSARYLHLVAETIKLAFADREAYYGDPAHVKVPADGLLAKAYAEARRTLIGERAWPDMPPAGDAYGLAAVRNGAARPVPSAAADPQTMDTSYVAVVDRHGNAFSATPSDPSVDSPVIPGVGCVISPRGSQSWLDPYHPSAVAPGRRPRLTPAPAMAFKDGKLLMPFGTPGGDVQLQAMLQVFLNVVAFGMRPQQAVEAPRVASRSFPDSFWPHPSFPGCLQVEGRIPSEVTNVLADLGHTIQTWPDWEWRAGAVCTIVVGPDGTLMAGADPRRGSHAIGW
- a CDS encoding beta-lactamase-like protein 2 — protein: MSEFPTTGTPSDLVGRVLGLNPGLMTGPGTNTYLVGTTDPVLIDTGAGIPEYVPLLRGYLARRGWTRPARILLTHRHRDHMGGVPQLRGLFSGISVAKMIFRDPELPGPMEDLRDGEAVRGDGVTLLPIHTPGHASDHLCYYLAEENALFTGDLILGGSTTVIPPDDGDLGDYMASLRKLQSLEVRRIYPAHGPVIEDAPAKIQEYMDHRLMRERQILEALGDGFRTIPQMVARIYADVSPALHGAAAMSVQSHLLKLKKERRVREEVVAGRPSRWSFV
- a CDS encoding acyl-CoA dehydrogenase family protein, producing MDFGFSEEQEMLRATARKFLENECPSTFVRRMLDDPTGTTPELWQKLAEQGWLGLVYPEGYGGAGLGFVDLTVLMEEMGRVVLPGPYFSTVLLGGLVILEAGSEAQKKEWLPRISSGQARATLAWTEPNARWDAEGITVSGKPAPGGTVLSGTKLFVQDAHTADALVVAARTADGRRADDGVSLFLVPRTARGIEVKLLPTMDQTRKLCEVMLNEAVVGPEALVGEWDKGWSPLARVIDRATVALCAEMCGGAQKVLEMTTEYAKIRVAFGKPIGSYQGVKHKLADMLVDVENAKSITYYAAWAVDEGAAEAPLAVAMAKAYVSDAYRKVAAAGIQLHGGIGFTWEHDMHLYFKRAKGSEFTFGDATYHRERVAQLIQL